Part of the Falco naumanni isolate bFalNau1 chromosome 3, bFalNau1.pat, whole genome shotgun sequence genome is shown below.
GGCATCCTTCTCTATGTACAGTAGCAAATGGTGAAAATTAATGTCTTCGACCCTGTCGCGGGTAAAAATACTATCCTTTTAATTTCCGTTACAAAAATAGGAGTAATATTCAAAACAAtgattgtctttttttctatttattttatataaaaacataaacagCTCAGGCGAATTCTTGTTCTTGTGCAGGCTTTATATGAAGAATTGTTCTTTAGTATTCGTAgtagtatttatatatatttatatattatatataactTAATGATTGGTCCACAAAGTAGATCTGTGCGTTTCTCTAGTGCTtttgtacaaaagaaaaacaatattaTTATCAAAATATTCATTTAATGGCTTTACttcatacataaatacatgtttaGATAACACAGGAGCGGTGATTGTTCAGTCAGTTTGGAAAtgacttttgtttttgtttagaatttttttgttgttgggtctctctctctctctctctctctttctctctctctctctctctctcttagGACTTTGTATACACAGGAGTGGCTGGTTACTTATCGCTACAAATACGCTACTCGGCGTCCTTTGTTTTTAACTCTTTGTTTATACCTTTTCCCCAGGACGGCTGCTAAGTATTTCTTGACAGCCATTTGTTTCCGGTAGCGGCTGTAGCTGTCCGTGAAGATGCCGTCTATGTGCCGCTTGGTCAGCGGTTCCGCCTCGTCCCCCGGGCCGCCGCTGGCACCGCTGCAAGCACCGAGAAGCACAGCTGCGTCAGGCGGGGCCGCTCCGCCCCCTTCCGCGCCCCTCCGCTCCCCTCCGCACcgcccccacccacccaccccggCGCAACACGTTGCGCGGAAGATGCGCGGGGAGACAAAGGCCGCGCCGAAACCCGCTCCCGAGGCGGTGCGCGcaagcggcggcggcggcgggagagACAATATCTCCCCGACATGAATTATTCATTGCGGCAGGGAAAGCTGCGCTCCCCGGGGCTTTATTAACGTGTTACCTTCTGCCGAAGGGCGGCGGGTGGCACCGGGCtcgcccctgccccgccggcggcgggcggcgcctGGGGGTGCgcagagctgcagccaagcccgccccaccccaccccccgccccgcttcAGCCGAGCCCTCGGGCATCGCTTCCGACAGACTGCTCCCCCCAGCAAAAGCGGGGAGGTGGCCcaacttcttaattttaaatcagttgGTTGCAAATAATTATAGagacatatataaatatatatacacacacatacatatgcacgtatatatatatgtatacccGAGCGCATCAAACCGCACAAACCTCCATGAACGCCTGCGCTGAGAGCCGGGCTCACGCTGCGCCGGGAGCGGGCTgggagccgccgccggggccggccggggtCTGGGGAGCcgggctcccccagccccaccgccgGCGCAACAaacccccagcccccgccggggcagcTTTGTTCCCTCCAGCGGCGGCCTTTTAAGCGCCCCCGCTCCAGAGGCACCAACGCCCACCCcggaaaagaaagagcagaaaccCTTACCCGACCCGCTTGGCCATCAGGGAGTGCAGATATTTCCTGGCGGATAACTGGCCCAGGAGTTTCCTGTAGGCTTTGTTGAAGATCCCATCGGCGTGCCTGGGCGGAGGGAAGAGCCCGGGGATGAGCGGCGAGGACCGGGAGGCGGCTGCGGCGGGGTGCGCCAGCCCGGGCGGTGGCGGTGACCGTCCCTCCCCGCCGGCGAGCGGAGGGCGGCATCTCCCCGCGTCCCCTGGGACCCCTCTTCCCCACCCAGACCCCTCCCCGCCGCACTTGCTCGGCTCCTCGCTGCCTGGGCATTTCTGCTCGGTTTGCGGGAGCATCGCTAGCCCTCCCCGGCGCGGGCGGCtcccccgctccctcccccgCGCTGCTGGAGGTAAGGCggcttttccatttcttgtaGGTTTTAAACTGGGCACCGGGACCCGAGCAGCGTGGTCGTTTGTTTGGGTTGGgatttgttgttgctgttgctgttggCTTGTGGGGTATTAcaattacattatttctttttttctcaatcGGCTCGGCCAGACCCGTTTTGCTCCCGGTTCAGAATTCACGCCTGACACCCCGCGAGTTGCAGTCACCTCTTTTCCGGTGGGTAGTACAAGGTGTACATCTCGCCGATCATGGAGGATGGATTCGCTATACCGAGGGGCTCGTGGTCGTAGGCGAAGTCCTGCAGGGTGTTCCCGTCCTCGTCGTAGACTTCATCCTCCAGCCTGGCAACGAGAGCAGCGAGGGGAAGGAGTCAGCCGGGCTCCGCGGAGCGCTGCGCTCCCCGCTGCCGGCTCCGGGCTGCCTCGGCGGCCACCCCCCGGCGGAGCCGACCGGGGCGCCCCGTCCGACTGcccccatcccttccctgcgCCCGCCCGCTCCCCATCCCCGCCCTCCGCCTCCTCTGCGGGGCAGGACCGCGGGGGAGGGAACACACCCGCCGTCAGACGCGCTCCGAGAAAAGCCCCAaacatccccccacccccggcccccgccccagccccaggaacAGCCCCGCTCTGCCACGGCCACGGCTGGTCGCTCCCCGAGCGGAGCGCACGCACGCACAGGCGTGCCGGCTGCAGCGCACAtacacgcacacgcacacacgcgtggggtgccaggggctgggcGGGAGCCAAACTGCCTCCCCGGCAGAGGCGCGGCGGTCAGCGGCAGCCCGTGGGGCCGGGGGATGCTTTGCCGGTTGTTGTTTTTCGTTGAATGGTACTTCTGCCCTCTGAGACGACGCCAGTTTTGTcctacccccccaccccccaccccacccccaccccccgccccaaccCGCTCTCTGCCTCCCCCTCTGCGGTACGATGTAGGTCATTGTACGTTACAGGCAGCTATTTTTGTCTGTGAGCTTTAGCGGAGGCATTAATAATAGATGCCCCTAAAGTGTTTCACTCCTGCTAATTCAGGCGCTTGAATGAAGAGAGCCGGCTCGTTGCCGGCTAATGGCCCCGCAGGCCGCCGAGCCCgctgccccgcagcccctctgccccggCAAGGGAAGGGGGCTGCTCTGAGCCAGCCCCGACGGGCTCCCGGTTCGTGCAAGGACACCTCGGAGCCCCGAAAAGGACACCCTCCTCGGACAGCCTTGCGCGCCCGGcatcgccccccccccccccccccccccccgctcacAGCTGAGCCGCACGGCGGTGACCCCCGCAGGGCATCCCGGAACAGAGCCAAGCGCCGGTGGGGCCGGACAACAGCACCAAGCCCAAAACTGTCGCCAAGCCAAGCAACAACCGGTCGCCCAAGCAGGCTACGAGCAGGGTGGGACCAGGCTGGCAGCGGCCGTCCCGGACCGGGTACCCTGCGCCCCCAGCCGCGGCCCAGCGTGGGAAAGTCGCTTGTGCCGACGCCTCCGGGGGTCCCCCACTCCTGCCCCAAACACAGCGGGGTCCAAACCCCCCCGGCTCCCAGGAGGACAGGGCCTGCACTGCAGCCCAGCCTTAAGACAACTCCGAACAGACGCGGAAAACCGAACAACCCTGCGCCAGGCTCTTTCCCCCTTGGGAAGGGAGGTCGTATGCAAGGCAGGTAAACGGGAAGAGACTGAATCCCCGACAACTCCAGTGCTGCGACACGAACCGTGACAGCTCTCACATGTTTGCAGCCCACGGCgcacccgccccccccccccccccccccgccccgctccccacGCTCCGGACAGACGATGCTCGCCGTTCCCCCTGGGCGAGCTGCGGGCAACCGACAGCGGCCGGGGCCCGTGCGGGacagggggcaggagggggggagctgctgggccACGTCGAGGTGCGGCCGGCCCGCTCCCGCCGAGACGCAGCAGAGCGGGTCCCCCCCCTGCCCGGGGACCAGAGGCCGCAGGTTAACCGCGCCGAGATCCCGGGCAACGACCCTGGGGGGAGCCAGTGCTGCAGCCGGGGGGACCCCCCTCCCTGTGTGACCCTCCCGGCGGCTCCTACCCCGGGGCAGACAGGGTGGGCACACAACCGAAGCAGAGAGGGTTTCGTTTGGTGACTCCCCCCCACATCCCCTTCCACTTTCTTCCCCTTAAGATTCCTATGCCCTTAGCAAAGCTGGGGCAGCCGGGGCTTGAAGGGGTCCCGGCGGAGCCCCCGGGCGGGGGACGGACCTACCTGAGCGCCGGGTACTGAAGTCCGGCCGCAGGTGAGCAGTAGACGCTGCAGTGCATTATTATGCCATAGACCAGAAGTGCTAGGATCGCTTTGCTACACATTGCCACTCTgtgcaggagggaaaggaaaaccgctgtcaaaaaaacccctaccatcaaaaacaaaaacaaaacaaaagaacacccaaccccccccaaattcaaaccccccaaaaccgaaaaaaacccaccccaaaacaaaacaaaaccccaccccacGACCCACCAAACCCCCAGCCGAGcctgggggggagggaggcagggcgGCCTCTGGGGGCAAGCGCCCTGGGCAACCGGGTGccggcgcggagcggcgcggagAGGCGCGATGAGGCGCGGAGCGCTGCCCGGCGCGGagcgctgccgccgcccgccccgtcGGTGCCCgccctcccgcccgccccgggaCCGCTGCGGGAAGGCCCAGCGACCCGCCTCGTGTCCTTACCATTAAATTCTAAAACACCCGGCACTAAGAGCGTTTGGCTGCGAAGCTAAAAGGgcaggtgttttttaaaaaaagaagaaaaagaaagaaaaaaagatccaaggggggggggggggggggatgcaaGCTGTCTCCCAAGTTGCGGCCGAAAGGAGTTAACACCCTCGTGGCATCGCCTCTCCGATGGGCAAAGGACCCACGGGATGAAGAAGACGCAAAAGCAGCGGTTAGTTGTTTGCTGGTTTTAGGGGAatccactcaaaaaaaaaaaaaaaaaaaaagaaaaaaagatagagaaggaaaaaaaaaaaaagaagatgaaaaagataaaggaaaaaaaaagtttgcaggTAGCAGCACAGATCTGGAGTGGAGTCTgcaaaggaagggagaaagagggATGGAGCGAGATGTCGCCGGAGAAGGGAgcgcaggggaagggggaagagagCGAGCGAGCCCGGGAGGGAGCGGAGGCGGGGAGCCGCGGGCTGGCTGCGTGCGATGTTGTCTTCCCCAGATCTCTCCCCTCACTGAGCGCCttcagccttttcctcttctcttcctgctCGGTGGCTCCAAACTTGACCAGCCTTCCGCAGCCTTCCGTCTGATACGCAATTAGTAACAAAATCTTTGCAAACACCCCGCTTCTGAAAGAGCCCTCTTCGTAAACATTTGCCTGCTTGTTACCTTAGAGAACGGGCAATATTGTTTGTTGCCCCCGTGATGGTGTCCGGATTTTTATTCATGAatcaaatgccttttttttttcccccagtcaCGTAATAATCGGGTATCAGAAAAGACGTCACCACCCCAATTCCTCAAGGAACACATTTCTGTGTCGTCCTCAAAGATGAGCTTATCAGGAGTCATAAAGCTTCTCATAAACACCAACTCACACtccccccaccaaaaaaaataattagatataaatatatatatatatacaaaaacccccaaaccaacacaaATCCAACAACCAAACAGCAACACACCGCAAACCCTATCCTGCAAACCTGGAAGGACACTCGCCACGGTCAAGTTTTACCTGCCGTGGGAAGGGACCAGGAGACAGAGAAGAGcggtttggggtggggtgggggtccccgAACCCGAACTTGGCGGGCTCCCCTGCGGCTTTGCTCCGCGTCTCTCCGCGGGGCCAGCTCACCGGAGCCGGGGCCACTGCTGGGCGCAGGCCCCTGCGGAGCCGCCCGCGCTGAGCGCGCAGGCGGAGCAGCCGGGCGCGGAACCCCCATTTCCACGGAGATTTGGGACAggagtgcctttttttttttttttcctgagcccattttttttttcctttttttttttttttttttttttttttttttaatttgaaaggatTGTTAGCATTGTTCTCATTAGGCAGGGCTCCCCCCGGGGAAAGCAGCAGCGCTCCGCGTGTGCCGCAGCCTCGGGCCGTGGGGGACGGGCCCCTCGGCCGCCCCGCAGGGAAGGTCCCAGGCGCGGCCGCAgcggcccgggggcggcgggggcggtttctcccccatcccctggCCCGACGCTCTCCCCTCCCGCCTTGTACAGACACAGAAGTGCAACTCGCAGCGCTTGGCGGAGCGGGAGGGAAGAGGATCgccatggaaaaaaagaaaggggggggggaggggggggggagaaacAAAAAGTTGATTTGCCGGAGGGACTGGGAGGGAATTCCCTTCTCTGGGGACTTCCCCGCCGCCGGGATTATTTTCCCTCCAGCGCTGCGGGAGCGCCGGGCGCGGACCACCGGCGGGCTCCCAGCCGCTGCGATTGCGCTCGTCTCCGCGCTCTCCTCCCTCAGCGGCCGAAAATCAACCCTTCATTTCCGAGAATTACCCAAAGaaacacaggctgcaggagccaTTACTGCACATTTTAATTATTGGGATCATAAGCAGAGAGTTCAGGAAGCGGCAATAATATAGTTCTCCTGTTTCCTATTCGAATGGGTTTGGTCTAACACGCCGAGATGAGTTATTTGAGCCCAAATCGATTTctcaaaaacaacaacaacaaaaaccacaccaTACAATTACATTCCTATTACGGTCATTTAAGGTTTCAATATTTTCCGGAGATAAAGGAAATTAACGTGAATGAATTCTTCCCGTAGAAATGGCCACCGACGCGGTGCCGGGGAAGGGGGGAACAGGACCCGGGGCGCAGCAGGACGCCACCCCGCCTGTCATTCCGTGCCGGGCGTGTAGGACCGGGAAGGGTCCCCGGCAGGAGAAGGGACCGCGCAGGGCGCACGGCGGAGCCGCTGGGGAAAGGGCCACACCGCCGCGCCCCGTTGCCGCGGCCGGCGGCACGACGGGCTTCCCCGCCGGCGGCCGCTGGAGCAGCGCCCACCGCTCCGCGCCCGCGGAACACGGGGAGAGGCGGGCCCCGCGCCAGCGCGGACCGTCCGTGAGCGGAGGGCGCCACCGCGCGGGCAGCTGCGCACCTGCGGCTGCCGCCACGGGGCCGCCGTCGGGCGGGCGGGGGTGCCCCGTCCGCCGGCTGGGGCGGGCGCGGGAGAGTCCCCGCCGGGCTCCCGGCCCCGCTGTGAAAGCGGCTGGCGGGACGGGGCTGCCCTCTGCCTTCCCTCGCTGCCAGCGCCGGGCTTTGGGGGCTGGGGCgcttgggggggtgggttttgtttcccGTTAAATGACTCTGCGATAGCGGGTGTAAACGTGGGCTTTTCTAGAAACAAGCGTGGCAGGGATTACGTGGGTAACTTCGGTTTGCAGGCTGAAACCGCACACTTAGcctgaagaacaggaaagaaatattccTTCTTACCAAAGAGACCAGAATCACGGgcaatacattttaaagctgtGGCTGTCTTCACTTTGgaaaagttactttttatttacactgcctcatttcttcttctccctccccagtcCTCCAGATCCTTACAGAAAGCACCAGCATGCCTGAAAtactgggcagcagcagcacagagataCCAAATTCGATAAAACAGACCCCACGTAGCGGCCTGGTGCCACCCCAGTGGCACTGCGCACGTAAGAGCCAGGTCAGGATGGTTTGcaaaaaatacagcttctaaGCTCTCATCTAGGGTGTGTGAGTAACTCACGCATGATTCATGCCAATAAAAGTCTCACAGCGTCTCAATCTACTTCATGGGTGTACGTGTGCAACGTgaatatgcatatgcatatttaGGCTGAATAAGTAAAGGTTTAAATCTGGTATCCAGGTATAAGAAAATTTCTAGGGAATTGTCATTTCAGGGCTGACAGGGACTTAGGGTTTGTAATACTTGCCTCTAAGGCAAACTCCTAAGGCAGCATCTGAAGAAAAGTAGTTTTTTTTCACTGGCAGAATTTCCTTCATCTGTCTCCTACCAGCTCAAATTAGACCTTTTAATTTACCTGACTATGCtattttaaatatctattttttaacTATAGCATTCTAATTCTGCAGATATTTCTAAGCAAACTTACATCCTCTGAGCCTTGTTAAGCCTGACTAGGACCGATTGCTGTAAAACCTACTGCTGTAGGTTTGATTCAAGGGAACATATTTCATCATGTACCATGATGGGTACCTTTTGCACTCCTCAGAAAACCCcttttttgcatatttatgtgtttttttaaaaaaataccacaagtAATCTATCACACTGTCAGGAACTCTATTGGTCCATAAAGCTGGATGATATCTCAAGGACACTTGTCAGATGTCCAGCCACTATATTCATATTTTCAGTATGTCCCACCTTAGcttcatgttttaaaaggaaCCTGGAAGACTGAGGGACCTGGCACATGTAATTTTGTCATGAAAGGGTACATGCTTTTCTGCCAATATAGAAAAggattaattcttttttctcaaaagcaaacaacGCTGCCAACACAGCtgtctctctcacacacacgCACTATGGGTTTATTGCCTATCCTGttaccaggggtcctcaaactacggcccgtgggccggacacggccccccagggtcctcaatccagcaCCCGGTATTACagacccaccccccccccccacccccccccgccgggggttggggggggaaaccaagcagctgcagatgactgcctgccacttcatctgcacgctggcccctgtttaaaaagtttgaggacccctgcgTTACTATCTCTTCCCAGGCCTCCTTTCTTACTGGGATGGCTTGGGGAACCCATTGCAGACCAGTCTGCCAATGAGTATACATCTGCACCAGCTTTATGAACGTAACACCAGCCTTGATGTTTTCTTGGCTTTccagcttcctcctcctcctcccataGCCCTAGCACCTAGGAAGGATGGATTTAGCAAAGGGGAGATTGACTTGCCCACAAAGTCACTCAGGTGTAGCTGTGGTTATCTCATAATGACTAATTAGGGATCACCTGGCAGAAGAACAGAAGTTACTAAAGCTCAAGCAGGGGaagccagggctcagcactcCCAGCTGACACAGCACctgtggcagaggcaggaaaGCCCTGATTCCCTCATTGAGGTTAGATCTCAATCAACTCAGCAACAGACAGACTTGAAGTGTTTCATTCACAGAGTTGTTCTCTTATTAAACCATCCCCTCTCATGCTTACTTTAAGTAAAAGCAGTGAAATGTGCTTCCTCATGTCTGTCACAGACTGAAGGAGCAAAGCTGTAATCCGGAGAGCTTGCTCACATTCGGGGCAGGAGGTACAAACTACGGCAAAACCAAAGAGCAACAACCAGGGACAGTACTGGGCCTGCAACTCTCTCAAGACATGAGAGAAGCAAGCGTCTTTGCAGGTGACCACCAAGCATTAGCAAAGTCTTTCTGAGGATCTTCCAAATAATTCCTTGCTGTCTTTTATCACCTTAATTATATTTCCAAGCAAACAGTTAGAAAACATTCTTAAGTATATGCCCTCTGAGGAAAAgggctagatttttttttctttcctgttctgaaGTGAGGAGGCAGGGCAATATTTCCCAGGGCAGCAGTGTGGGAGCACCAGGAGCACAGTCATCCCGCTCTTGCCCTTGCTTAGGGCTCATGGTGAGAGACAAGGCCAGTTGGGTTGCCAGTGTCTTCTGGGATTGCCCACAGTGTTTGATCTTATGTGGTGGGTGTCCTCTCCCTTTTCAGTAGATGAAGCCAGATGACTACGGCAACACAGAGGCAAAGGAAGAGTCATTCCTATCCCAACacaaaggcaagaaaaacactttttagaTGAATGAAAGACTAAACAGAGGTCTCGGTCTCACAAGGAGGTACCACCACACTGTGCATGTGACAGATAATTTCCTTGGATCACCAATAGATGTATTTATAATCTTCTGTCTTTCACCCATGTAAATTAATATTCTacaagagaagacaaaaatttTCCGTGATGCTTTCCGACAATGGTTCTTTGATCAATAATTTATATCTGAGAAGTagagaaataaattatgaaaggcaaaaaacaacaacaacaaaatcaccTTTTGAAGATTCAATATTCCAAAGGCCTTTACTACACTAAAGCCAGCAACCTGCAAAATGCCACTAAAGGTCTTGCTAGTCCACAGGGCAGAATAAAAAGACTTTAGCACTGCCTGTGAGTCTAGGTCTGTTTCTGGTGTTCAAAGGAGCAATCCTTAAGCAGATTGAATACACAATGTTTCACAGAATGCCGCCAAACTACAATAATTTATACTGGAAAAATAATGGCTACAATATCTTCATGTTCCAGGTTGCTTTAGAGACAGCTGTAACCCAGTGTGAACAGCAAGAACTGGTTTTGTACCCAAATGTGACAGAATTGTGAGTACACCTTTAGAAACAGTGGGACTGCCACATGCCTGTGTCCAGAAACTAAAATCCATCTGTAGTTCTGAGGTATTGCTAATGGCATAGCTAAAGTTATTCATAGTTTAGATTTACCAGAAATAGTTGGAACAAATTAATAATGAATTAGAACATTTCTTATCATTGCAGGAGTGAGAGGGAATAAATAGAATCATCCATATTTTCTTATTACAAAACAGTGTGCAGCCTATTACCAAACACTAATTTGGTGTTGCTTGTGCTGGAAAACTGTTGAAGGGTCCCTGGCTCCTGACAGTGCAGCTTAATTCAGTCTGATGGGAGCAAGGCTGTGCAGAAGCAGGCCAGGGCGGGCAGGTGAGGACCATCCCAACAGGGGTGAATCCCAGCCTGCCAGGGCCGGGTGCCGCTCAATAATTCCAATTAACCATGCTAAAGGCAACAGAGACGGGTCACGCAGAGCCCAGTAAATATCAATCAGAACCGCATATTGTGATGAGAGAATAACGAAGTCTGCCTCattaaggaaaagagaaaagacatttGGTTGGGCAAAGGAGCCTGTTCTCAGTGGCTCATGCACCCTGCAGTGCAGCGTCTGCCTTGTGGGGCTGCAGTCCGTGATGGCCACAGCCAAAATGGTCCTGAGTGTCAAGCCCTTCACACGGCTTAGCTCCCCGTTTTGCGCATAGTGAGGAATGGGGAGAGTTCCCGCATCCctttgctgtgca
Proteins encoded:
- the ADCYAP1 gene encoding pituitary adenylate cyclase-activating polypeptide isoform X1; amino-acid sequence: MCSKAILALLVYGIIMHCSVYCSPAAGLQYPALRLEDEVYDEDGNTLQDFAYDHEPLGIANPSSMIGEMYTLYYPPEKRHADGIFNKAYRKLLGQLSARKYLHSLMAKRVGGASGGPGDEAEPLTKRHIDGIFTDSYSRYRKQMAVKKYLAAVLGKRVEDINFHHLLLYIEKDALLPGDYEENDLGELVKQILPPVSLKAPLPLASLKG
- the ADCYAP1 gene encoding pituitary adenylate cyclase-activating polypeptide isoform X2, producing MCSKAILALLVYGIIMHCSVYCSPAAGLQYPALRLEDEVYDEDGNTLQDFAYDHEPLGIANPSSMIGEMYTLYYPPEKRHADGIFNKAYRKLLGQLSARKYLHSLMAKRVGGASGGPGDEAEPLTKRHIDGIFTDSYSRYRKQMAVKKYLAAVLGKRYKQRVKNKGRRVAYL